DNA from Pseudomonas putida:
TCTTTGGTGAGCACCGGGTTGAGTGCATCCGGCAGCACCAGGGCGGTGTGGCTGAACTCCGAGCCCTGGGATTTGTGCACGGTCATGGCGAACACCGTTTCTACTTCGTTCAGTCGGCTGGGCAGTACGAAGCGTACCCCGCCGCTGCCGTCGTTACGCGGGAAGGCCACGCGCAACACCGGCTCGCCCAGCTCGTCCGGTAGGCGCAAGGCAATGCCAATGTCGCCGTTCATCAGGCCCAGGCCATAGTCGTTGCGCGTGACCAGCACCGGACGGCCTTCATACCAGGGTTGCTGGTTGTCGATCAGCCCGGCGTTGCCAAGTACCCGTGCCACACGTTCGTTCAGGCCGGCCACGCCCCAGGGGCCCTTGCGCACCGCGCAGAGCAACTGGAAGTGCTCGAAACTGTGCAGCACTTTGCTGGCCCACTGCTCCCAACGGGGGTCGTCGGCGGGCGTGCCAGGGGGCGGACGATGGCGGCCAATGGCACGCAGGTAGCTGCGGTAACCCTGGGGCCCCGCCTCGTCTCGGCCCAGTCCGTCCAACAGCAAGCGATCGAAAGCTCGATCCTGTTCACCGCGCAAGGTCAGGCCGAACACATCGCTCGGCGGCAGGGTCAACAGATCACGGGCCTGCTGCGCCTGTTGTCGGTTGACCAAACGTGCCAGCTGACCGATCCCGCTGCCTTCGCCGAATCGGCGGGAATAGCGCAACATCACCACCTGCTGGGCCAGCGGATTGCGCTGCGCATCTCCAGGTGTGAGGCCGCTGCCCTCCAGCGATTGGCCACCGACCTGCTCCAGCCAGGCCTGGGTAGCCGGGGAATAGCAGCCCTCCTCGGCGTCCCGGCACAGATCGCCCAGCACCGCGCCGGCCTCGACCGAGGCCAACTGGTCCTTGTCGCCCAGCAGTACCAGACGTGCCTTGGGCGGCAAGGCATCGAGGAGGTTGGCCATCATTTCCAGATCGATCATCGAGGCTTCATCGACCACCAACACGTCCAACGGCAACGGGTTACCCGCGTGGTGACGGAAGTGCCGCGACCCAGGTCGACTGCCCAGCAGACGGTGAACGGTACTGACCTCAGTCGGGATCTGCGCGCGCACCTCGCCGCTGACCTTCAGGCGCTCTACCTGCTGGCCGATCGACTCGGTCAGTCGCGCGGCGGCCTTGCCGGTAGGCGCCGCCAGGCGAATGCGCAAAGGCCGCCCCCTCTCCACGGCCGGCGCCTGCAGCAATGCCAGCAAACGCACCACGGTGGTCGTCTTCCCGGTTCCAGGGCCCCCGGTAATGATGCTGAACGCCGCGCGCGTGGCGAGCGCGCAGGCTAGCTTCTGCCAGTCCACCTGCCCTGCCGGGGCGCCGCCTTCGAACAAATGTTCGAGACGTGCGGGCAGGTCTGCAGGCATGGCTTCGTTCTGGGTCAGACGCTGACGCAAGGCTTCGTCGATGCGCCGCTCGTAGCTCCAATAACGGCGCAGGTAGAGGCGCTGGCCGCTGAGCACCAGCGGGCGGGCACCTTGCCCCGGGCTATTGCCAGCGGCCACCAAAGGGCTGGCAGCGATGCGCTGCAGCCAGGTGTCCAGGGCCAGGCTGGCGAGCAGTTGCGAGGGCAGCAGCAAGGGGCCGGCCAGGGCGTCGCCTTCCGGCGGCAAGGACAAGGCAAAATCTGGCTCGGCGAGGGTCTGCTCCAGATCCAGGCAGACATGACCGTGACCCAACTGATGACTGGCCAGGGCCGCTGCCAGCAGCAACAAGGTGTCGCTACCGGGTGCGCGCTCTTCGAGGAAATTCACGAAGGCACGGTCCAGTGCCCGCAGCCAACCCCGCTCGACCCAGCGATCGAGCAGCACCAACAGGTCACGGCTCTCGCGCAGCGGCACCAAGGCCGTCAACTGTTCGGCATTTACAGGGGTGGGAAGGAGGTCATCGAGGCATCGACTCATGGCGCGGCTCCGGCAAACAGGTCTTGCTGTTCGGGCTCATGGGTACCGCGGAACAACGCATCGAGTGCCTCGATCAGCGCCCGCGGCGGTTTGGCGAAATACAGGCCGTGACCGGCGCTATCGATGCCTCGCAGGAAGATAAACACAGCACCGCCCACATGACGGTCGTAGTCGTAGTCAGGTAACCGAGCCCGTAGCTGGCGATGCAGGGCCAGCAGGTAGAGCACGTATTGCAGATCGTAGCGATGCTCCAGGATCGCCTGTTCCATGGCCAGGCCGGTGTAGGCCTGGAGGTCCGGGCCAAGCCAGTTGGACTTGTAGTCCGCCACGTAGTAACGACCGTCCAGCTCGAATGCCAGGTCGATGAAGCCTTTGAACATGCCGTTGAGCACAGTGGGCAGGGCCGCAGGACGCGCCACACCGCCATGGGTATGGCGCGCTACCAGATGGTCCAGGCGCACGGCATCCACTTGGTGGCTGGCGAACCAGAACTCCATCTCGATCTGGTAGTGACGCAGCTCGGCGAGGACCAGGTTCGGGCCCTCGGCGTGCAACGGCATCGTTTGGCTCAGCAATTGCCCCAACCACTGCTCCAGGGTAGGAATCCACCCGGTCCAGTCCCGGCGGTTGCAACGCTCCCCCACCGTGCGCTTGATCAACTCCGGCTTGCCGCTGACCTCATCGAAGCCCTCCCGGCCCGCCCATTCCAACAGGCCGTGAAGGAAGGTGCCGGGGTTCGGCCCGCGAGGGAAGCGATGGATATCACCGCCCTCGGCGGGCACGTCACGCAACGCCTGGGTATCGACAATTTCGTCGTCCAGCAGTTGCTGGGCCTGGGAGCTGTCGGCGCTCAAGGTCTGATCACCGACACGCAGGGCACTGTAGGAAGCGATCCACCACTGCTCGGCGGCGGCCCGTCGCGGCTTACGTGCCGGCAGCAGCTCGCGCTCGTCCCGTGGGGGGCGGTAGCACTGGGCGTCGGCTTCGGGCAGCCCGGTGCAGGTGATGTCCGCACAGGCGCCTTGCAGCACCGAAAGCCAGTCACCAAGCTCGCTGGAGGCTGCCAGAGGCAAGCCACCGCCGAGCAGATAGCCCAACGCAGAGCGGTGCAGTTGCGAGGTTTTCTGGGTGCCGCGCTTGAGGTCGGCGACGCCCAGCCAGCAGGCATACTGTGCTCGGGTCAGGGCCACGTAGAGCAGGCGCAGGTCCTCAGCCAGGCGTTCATCATCGGCGCGGGCAATCTGCGTCTCGTCGGGAGTCAGGGTCAGGTGGGCCTGGCCTTGGCTGTCATGCCACGTCAGCGGTAGGCGCTGGCCATCCACTGGTTTGCTGGTGCAGATGAACGGTAGGTAGACCAAGGGGTATTCCAGCCCCTTGGATTTGTGGATGGTCACCACCTTGACCAGTTGCTCATCGCTCTCAAGACGCAGGATCTGCTCTTCACCGGCATGCCCGGCATTGGCCAGGTGTTCGGCCAGGTGGCGAATCAAGGCCTGCTCGCCATCCAGCTCACCCGCCGCCTGCTGCAACAGCTCGGCCAAGTGCAGCAGGTTGGTCAGCACCCGTTCACCGTCGCTGCGGGCAATGAGCATGCGCGGTAGCTGGAAGTCATGCAGCAGGCGGCGCAGCATTGGCAATACGCCCTGACGCTGCCAGGTGTCGCGGTACTGACGAAAACGCATGACCCAACCTTCCCAGACCCGCTCGTCCTGGTTCAGGCGCTCCAGTTCGGCGAGCGGCAGGTCGAGGGTCAGGCTGGCCAGGGCGCCCTTGAGCAGGCGCTCGGAATCCGGTTCGGCACAGGCCTTGAGCCACACCAGCAGGTCATGGGCTTCCTGAGCGGCAAAGACCGAGTCCTTGTCCGACAGGTAGACGCTGCGTACATCGCGGGCCGCGAGTTCGGCGCGAATCATCTGGGCCTCCCGGCCATCGCGCACGAGTATGGCAATGTCCGACGGCAAGCAGGGACGCAGCGAGCCCTGGCTGTCGACGAGTCCAGTCACGCCTTGCTGGCCGCCATTGAGCAGGCCGACGATATGGCTGGCGCAACTGGCCGCCAGCTGCTGGCGGTAGAGCGTGCTGGAGACCGGCTCCTCGCTTTGCAGTTGCCAGCATTGAAGCGCCGCAGCGGGCTGACCATCGATCACCAGTTGCTCATCTCGCCCCTTGGCCCGAACCTCGACGAACGGCAAAGGGTTTTCCTGGCCTTCTCGGAACAGGAAGGCGCCACGCCCCTGATCGCGCGCTTCTGCCTGGAGAAACACGCGATTGACCGCCGCCACCATCGCCTGGCTGGAGCGGTAGTTGGTGTCCAGGCTATGCAGGCGCCCTGCCGTAGCGCGACGGGCGGCCAGGTA
Protein-coding regions in this window:
- the recD gene encoding exodeoxyribonuclease V subunit alpha yields the protein MSRCLDDLLPTPVNAEQLTALVPLRESRDLLVLLDRWVERGWLRALDRAFVNFLEERAPGSDTLLLLAAALASHQLGHGHVCLDLEQTLAEPDFALSLPPEGDALAGPLLLPSQLLASLALDTWLQRIAASPLVAAGNSPGQGARPLVLSGQRLYLRRYWSYERRIDEALRQRLTQNEAMPADLPARLEHLFEGGAPAGQVDWQKLACALATRAAFSIITGGPGTGKTTTVVRLLALLQAPAVERGRPLRIRLAAPTGKAAARLTESIGQQVERLKVSGEVRAQIPTEVSTVHRLLGSRPGSRHFRHHAGNPLPLDVLVVDEASMIDLEMMANLLDALPPKARLVLLGDKDQLASVEAGAVLGDLCRDAEEGCYSPATQAWLEQVGGQSLEGSGLTPGDAQRNPLAQQVVMLRYSRRFGEGSGIGQLARLVNRQQAQQARDLLTLPPSDVFGLTLRGEQDRAFDRLLLDGLGRDEAGPQGYRSYLRAIGRHRPPPGTPADDPRWEQWASKVLHSFEHFQLLCAVRKGPWGVAGLNERVARVLGNAGLIDNQQPWYEGRPVLVTRNDYGLGLMNGDIGIALRLPDELGEPVLRVAFPRNDGSGGVRFVLPSRLNEVETVFAMTVHKSQGSEFSHTALVLPDALNPVLTKELVYTGITRAKQCFSLIEPRAGIFEEAVARKVRRISGLMLEQV
- the recB gene encoding exodeoxyribonuclease V subunit beta is translated as MIQARPLALSFPLHGSQLIEASAGTGKTFTISALYLRLILGHGGEQGFNRELLPPQILVVTFTDAATKELRERIRARLAEAARFFRGELAEADPLLQMLRDDYPTEHWPRCASRLEVAVQWMDEAAVSTIHGWCQRMLREHAFDSGSLFTQSLETDHSELLGQVMRDYWRRFCYGMQGEALAWVRSQWGSPDALLPRIRPLFGRVRGEEDDAQPQALIEQALHERAAQLCQLKAPWGRWADELHQICQQAVAGKLADGRKLQARFFEPWFDKLRAWAGDDQVLELDLGSGFTRLTPEGMAEAWKSGEPPDHPALHAMQSLREQLQGLASPDARLLEHAATWVSARFEVEKRKRAEMGFDDMLLRLEHALASESGERLAGLIREQFPVALIDEFQDTDPVQYGIFERIYRISENHRETGLFMIGDPKQAIYAFRGADIFTYLAARRATAGRLHSLDTNYRSSQAMVAAVNRVFLQAEARDQGRGAFLFREGQENPLPFVEVRAKGRDEQLVIDGQPAAALQCWQLQSEEPVSSTLYRQQLAASCASHIVGLLNGGQQGVTGLVDSQGSLRPCLPSDIAILVRDGREAQMIRAELAARDVRSVYLSDKDSVFAAQEAHDLLVWLKACAEPDSERLLKGALASLTLDLPLAELERLNQDERVWEGWVMRFRQYRDTWQRQGVLPMLRRLLHDFQLPRMLIARSDGERVLTNLLHLAELLQQAAGELDGEQALIRHLAEHLANAGHAGEEQILRLESDEQLVKVVTIHKSKGLEYPLVYLPFICTSKPVDGQRLPLTWHDSQGQAHLTLTPDETQIARADDERLAEDLRLLYVALTRAQYACWLGVADLKRGTQKTSQLHRSALGYLLGGGLPLAASSELGDWLSVLQGACADITCTGLPEADAQCYRPPRDERELLPARKPRRAAAEQWWIASYSALRVGDQTLSADSSQAQQLLDDEIVDTQALRDVPAEGGDIHRFPRGPNPGTFLHGLLEWAGREGFDEVSGKPELIKRTVGERCNRRDWTGWIPTLEQWLGQLLSQTMPLHAEGPNLVLAELRHYQIEMEFWFASHQVDAVRLDHLVARHTHGGVARPAALPTVLNGMFKGFIDLAFELDGRYYVADYKSNWLGPDLQAYTGLAMEQAILEHRYDLQYVLYLLALHRQLRARLPDYDYDRHVGGAVFIFLRGIDSAGHGLYFAKPPRALIEALDALFRGTHEPEQQDLFAGAAP